The following are encoded together in the Echeneis naucrates chromosome 9, fEcheNa1.1, whole genome shotgun sequence genome:
- the LOC115048571 gene encoding prostaglandin G/H synthase 1-like isoform X4, whose protein sequence is MCYCLKCCQSLLLLPLSELRSVCKIWHRQLQMRLHSHWLPWNKLHRSGVLDQSSSHAEAKSYAASLHPHPLSLVLALSQQLFPARYLYEISADRSDLIPSPPTYNTKYGYLSWESYYNLSYYTRLLPPVPEDCPLPMGTKGKSTLPDPKLLAERFLKRTKFRPDPQGTNLMFAFMAQHFTHQFFKTDHEVQGGFTKALGHGVDASNIYGDNLTRQLQLRLREDGKLKYQLVNGEMYPPTVSEAPVHMVYPEGFPPQLRLVMGQEFFGILPGLTMYATIWLREHNRVCDILKAEHPSWDDEQLFQTARLIIIGEIINIIIEEYVQQLSGYQFKLKFDPSLLFNVRFQYSNRIALEFCQLYHWHPLMPDNFLIDGDEIPYSQFLHNTSLLMHYGVEKLVDAFSRQPAGQIGGGHNFHEVVLKVAEMVIKESRAARVQPFNEYRKKFNLKPYSSFYELTDDAEMARGLEELYGDIDALEFYLGLLLEKVRANNIFGESMVEMGAPFSLKGLLGNPICSPEYWKPSTFGGETGFNIIKKSTLKKLVCLNTKWCPYVDFRVPRNEQEAKSRKPSVEL, encoded by the exons ATGTGCTACTGTCTCAAGTGCTG TCAATCCCTGTTGTTACTACCCTTGTCAGAACTCAGGAGTGTGTGTAAGATTTGGCACAGACAACTACAAATGCGACTGCACTCGCACTGGCTTCCATGGAACAAACTGCACCGTTC CGGAGTTCTGGACCAGAGTTCGTCTCATGCTGAAGCCAAGTCCTACGCTGCTTCATTACATCCTCACCCACTTTCATTGGTTCTGGCACTTAGTCAACAACTCTTTCCTGCAAGATACCTTTATGAGATTAGTGCTGACAG AAGTGACCTTATTCCAAGCCCTCCAACCTACAATACCAAATATGGATACCTCAGCTGGGAGTCCTACTACAACCTGTCCTACTACACCCGGCTCCTCCCTCCTGTGCCTGAGGACTGCCCTCTACCCATGGGAACGAAAG GAAAATCTACTCTTCCTGATCCCAAACTGTTGGCCGAGCGTTTCCTTAAAAGAACCAAATTTAGGCCAGACCCCCAGGGGACCAATCTGATGTTTGCCTTCATGGCGCAGCACTTCACCCACCAGTTCTTCAAGACAGACCATGAAGTCCAAGGTGGCTTCACCAAGGCTTTAGGACATGGG GTAGATGCAAGTAATATTTACGGTGATAACCTCACGCGACAGCTTCAACTCCGGCTTCGTGAAGATGGAAAGCTGAAATATCAA TTAGTAAATGGTGAGATGTACCCCCCTACGGTATCTGAGGCCCCTGTGCATATGGTGTACCCTGAAGGTTTCCCTCCGCAGCTTCGTTTAGTGATGGGCCAGGAGTTTTTCGGCATCCTGCCGGGTCTCACCATGTACGCCACCATCTGGTTGAGGGAGCATAACAGAGTGTGTGACATCCTGAAGGCTGAACATCCCAGCTGGGACGATGAGCAGCTTTTCCAGACCGCCAGGCTCATCATCATTG GAGAAATCATCAACATTATAATCGAAGAGTATGTTCAGCAGCTGAGTGGTTACCAGTTCAAGCTGAAGTTTGATCCCTCCCTGCTCTTCAATGTGCGTTTCCAGTACAGCAATCGAATCGCTCTGGAGTTTTGCCAGCTCTACCACTGGCACCCCCTGATGCCTGACAACTTCCTCATCGACGGAGATGAAATCCCATACTCCCAGTTTTTACACAACACCTCACTCCTTATGCACTATGGGGTGGAGAAATTGGTGGATGCTTTCTCACGACAGCCTGCAGGACAG attGGTGGAGGTCACAACTTTCATGAAGTTGTCCTCAAAGTAGCAGAAATGGTCATCAAAGAGTCCAGAGCAGCACGTGTGCAGCCCTTCAATGAATACCGGAAGAAGTTTAACCTGAAGCCATACAGCTCTTTTTATGAGCTCACTG ATGACGCAGAAATGGCCAGAGGCTTGGAGGAGCTCTACGGGGACATTGATGCTCTTGAGTTTTACCTTGGACTCCTCCTGGAGAAGGTGCGCGCTAACAATATATTCGGTGAGAGCATGGTGGAGATGGGTGCTCCTTTCTCGCTGAAGGGTCTGCTAGGAAACCCCATCTGCTCCCCTGAGTACTGGAAGCCCAGCACCTTCGGGGGAGAAACAGGTTTCAACATCATCAAAAAATCTACTTTGAAGAAGCTGGTGTGCCTCAATACCAAGTGGTGTCCATACGTGGACTTCCGTGTCCCACGAAATGAGCAGGAAGCAAAATCAAGGAAGCCATCAGTTGAGCTTTGA
- the LOC115048571 gene encoding prostaglandin G/H synthase 1-like isoform X3 translates to MRELSVFFVGVYLNLLLLDRSSCATVSSAELRSVCKIWHRQLQMRLHSHWLPWNKLHRSGVLDQSSSHAEAKSYAASLHPHPLSLVLALSQQLFPARYLYEISADRSDLIPSPPTYNTKYGYLSWESYYNLSYYTRLLPPVPEDCPLPMGTKGKSTLPDPKLLAERFLKRTKFRPDPQGTNLMFAFMAQHFTHQFFKTDHEVQGGFTKALGHGVDASNIYGDNLTRQLQLRLREDGKLKYQLVNGEMYPPTVSEAPVHMVYPEGFPPQLRLVMGQEFFGILPGLTMYATIWLREHNRVCDILKAEHPSWDDEQLFQTARLIIIGEIINIIIEEYVQQLSGYQFKLKFDPSLLFNVRFQYSNRIALEFCQLYHWHPLMPDNFLIDGDEIPYSQFLHNTSLLMHYGVEKLVDAFSRQPAGQIGGGHNFHEVVLKVAEMVIKESRAARVQPFNEYRKKFNLKPYSSFYELTDDAEMARGLEELYGDIDALEFYLGLLLEKVRANNIFGESMVEMGAPFSLKGLLGNPICSPEYWKPSTFGGETGFNIIKKSTLKKLVCLNTKWCPYVDFRVPRNEQEAKSRKPSVEL, encoded by the exons ATGAGGG agctTAGTGTCTTCTTCGTCGGGGTGTATCTAAACCTGTTGCTGCTGGATAGATCATCATGTGCTACTGTCTCAAGTGCTG AACTCAGGAGTGTGTGTAAGATTTGGCACAGACAACTACAAATGCGACTGCACTCGCACTGGCTTCCATGGAACAAACTGCACCGTTC CGGAGTTCTGGACCAGAGTTCGTCTCATGCTGAAGCCAAGTCCTACGCTGCTTCATTACATCCTCACCCACTTTCATTGGTTCTGGCACTTAGTCAACAACTCTTTCCTGCAAGATACCTTTATGAGATTAGTGCTGACAG AAGTGACCTTATTCCAAGCCCTCCAACCTACAATACCAAATATGGATACCTCAGCTGGGAGTCCTACTACAACCTGTCCTACTACACCCGGCTCCTCCCTCCTGTGCCTGAGGACTGCCCTCTACCCATGGGAACGAAAG GAAAATCTACTCTTCCTGATCCCAAACTGTTGGCCGAGCGTTTCCTTAAAAGAACCAAATTTAGGCCAGACCCCCAGGGGACCAATCTGATGTTTGCCTTCATGGCGCAGCACTTCACCCACCAGTTCTTCAAGACAGACCATGAAGTCCAAGGTGGCTTCACCAAGGCTTTAGGACATGGG GTAGATGCAAGTAATATTTACGGTGATAACCTCACGCGACAGCTTCAACTCCGGCTTCGTGAAGATGGAAAGCTGAAATATCAA TTAGTAAATGGTGAGATGTACCCCCCTACGGTATCTGAGGCCCCTGTGCATATGGTGTACCCTGAAGGTTTCCCTCCGCAGCTTCGTTTAGTGATGGGCCAGGAGTTTTTCGGCATCCTGCCGGGTCTCACCATGTACGCCACCATCTGGTTGAGGGAGCATAACAGAGTGTGTGACATCCTGAAGGCTGAACATCCCAGCTGGGACGATGAGCAGCTTTTCCAGACCGCCAGGCTCATCATCATTG GAGAAATCATCAACATTATAATCGAAGAGTATGTTCAGCAGCTGAGTGGTTACCAGTTCAAGCTGAAGTTTGATCCCTCCCTGCTCTTCAATGTGCGTTTCCAGTACAGCAATCGAATCGCTCTGGAGTTTTGCCAGCTCTACCACTGGCACCCCCTGATGCCTGACAACTTCCTCATCGACGGAGATGAAATCCCATACTCCCAGTTTTTACACAACACCTCACTCCTTATGCACTATGGGGTGGAGAAATTGGTGGATGCTTTCTCACGACAGCCTGCAGGACAG attGGTGGAGGTCACAACTTTCATGAAGTTGTCCTCAAAGTAGCAGAAATGGTCATCAAAGAGTCCAGAGCAGCACGTGTGCAGCCCTTCAATGAATACCGGAAGAAGTTTAACCTGAAGCCATACAGCTCTTTTTATGAGCTCACTG ATGACGCAGAAATGGCCAGAGGCTTGGAGGAGCTCTACGGGGACATTGATGCTCTTGAGTTTTACCTTGGACTCCTCCTGGAGAAGGTGCGCGCTAACAATATATTCGGTGAGAGCATGGTGGAGATGGGTGCTCCTTTCTCGCTGAAGGGTCTGCTAGGAAACCCCATCTGCTCCCCTGAGTACTGGAAGCCCAGCACCTTCGGGGGAGAAACAGGTTTCAACATCATCAAAAAATCTACTTTGAAGAAGCTGGTGTGCCTCAATACCAAGTGGTGTCCATACGTGGACTTCCGTGTCCCACGAAATGAGCAGGAAGCAAAATCAAGGAAGCCATCAGTTGAGCTTTGA
- the LOC115048571 gene encoding prostaglandin G/H synthase 1-like isoform X2 → MRELSVFFVGVYLNLLLLDRSSCATVSSAVNPCCYYPCQNSGVCVRFGTDNYKCDCTRTGFHGTNCTVPEFWTRVRLMLKPSPTLLHYILTHFHWFWHLVNNSFLQDTFMRLVLTGRSDLIPSPPTYNTKYGYLSWESYYNLSYYTRLLPPVPEDCPLPMGTKGKSTLPDPKLLAERFLKRTKFRPDPQGTNLMFAFMAQHFTHQFFKTDHEVQGGFTKALGHGVDASNIYGDNLTRQLQLRLREDGKLKYQLVNGEMYPPTVSEAPVHMVYPEGFPPQLRLVMGQEFFGILPGLTMYATIWLREHNRVCDILKAEHPSWDDEQLFQTARLIIIGEIINIIIEEYVQQLSGYQFKLKFDPSLLFNVRFQYSNRIALEFCQLYHWHPLMPDNFLIDGDEIPYSQFLHNTSLLMHYGVEKLVDAFSRQPAGQIGGGHNFHEVVLKVAEMVIKESRAARVQPFNEYRKKFNLKPYSSFYELTDDAEMARGLEELYGDIDALEFYLGLLLEKVRANNIFGESMVEMGAPFSLKGLLGNPICSPEYWKPSTFGGETGFNIIKKSTLKKLVCLNTKWCPYVDFRVPRNEQEAKSRKPSVEL, encoded by the exons ATGAGGG agctTAGTGTCTTCTTCGTCGGGGTGTATCTAAACCTGTTGCTGCTGGATAGATCATCATGTGCTACTGTCTCAAGTGCTG TCAATCCCTGTTGTTACTACCCTTGTCAGAACTCAGGAGTGTGTGTAAGATTTGGCACAGACAACTACAAATGCGACTGCACTCGCACTGGCTTCCATGGAACAAACTGCACCGTTC CGGAGTTCTGGACCAGAGTTCGTCTCATGCTGAAGCCAAGTCCTACGCTGCTTCATTACATCCTCACCCACTTTCATTGGTTCTGGCACTTAGTCAACAACTCTTTCCTGCAAGATACCTTTATGAGATTAGTGCTGACAGGTAG AAGTGACCTTATTCCAAGCCCTCCAACCTACAATACCAAATATGGATACCTCAGCTGGGAGTCCTACTACAACCTGTCCTACTACACCCGGCTCCTCCCTCCTGTGCCTGAGGACTGCCCTCTACCCATGGGAACGAAAG GAAAATCTACTCTTCCTGATCCCAAACTGTTGGCCGAGCGTTTCCTTAAAAGAACCAAATTTAGGCCAGACCCCCAGGGGACCAATCTGATGTTTGCCTTCATGGCGCAGCACTTCACCCACCAGTTCTTCAAGACAGACCATGAAGTCCAAGGTGGCTTCACCAAGGCTTTAGGACATGGG GTAGATGCAAGTAATATTTACGGTGATAACCTCACGCGACAGCTTCAACTCCGGCTTCGTGAAGATGGAAAGCTGAAATATCAA TTAGTAAATGGTGAGATGTACCCCCCTACGGTATCTGAGGCCCCTGTGCATATGGTGTACCCTGAAGGTTTCCCTCCGCAGCTTCGTTTAGTGATGGGCCAGGAGTTTTTCGGCATCCTGCCGGGTCTCACCATGTACGCCACCATCTGGTTGAGGGAGCATAACAGAGTGTGTGACATCCTGAAGGCTGAACATCCCAGCTGGGACGATGAGCAGCTTTTCCAGACCGCCAGGCTCATCATCATTG GAGAAATCATCAACATTATAATCGAAGAGTATGTTCAGCAGCTGAGTGGTTACCAGTTCAAGCTGAAGTTTGATCCCTCCCTGCTCTTCAATGTGCGTTTCCAGTACAGCAATCGAATCGCTCTGGAGTTTTGCCAGCTCTACCACTGGCACCCCCTGATGCCTGACAACTTCCTCATCGACGGAGATGAAATCCCATACTCCCAGTTTTTACACAACACCTCACTCCTTATGCACTATGGGGTGGAGAAATTGGTGGATGCTTTCTCACGACAGCCTGCAGGACAG attGGTGGAGGTCACAACTTTCATGAAGTTGTCCTCAAAGTAGCAGAAATGGTCATCAAAGAGTCCAGAGCAGCACGTGTGCAGCCCTTCAATGAATACCGGAAGAAGTTTAACCTGAAGCCATACAGCTCTTTTTATGAGCTCACTG ATGACGCAGAAATGGCCAGAGGCTTGGAGGAGCTCTACGGGGACATTGATGCTCTTGAGTTTTACCTTGGACTCCTCCTGGAGAAGGTGCGCGCTAACAATATATTCGGTGAGAGCATGGTGGAGATGGGTGCTCCTTTCTCGCTGAAGGGTCTGCTAGGAAACCCCATCTGCTCCCCTGAGTACTGGAAGCCCAGCACCTTCGGGGGAGAAACAGGTTTCAACATCATCAAAAAATCTACTTTGAAGAAGCTGGTGTGCCTCAATACCAAGTGGTGTCCATACGTGGACTTCCGTGTCCCACGAAATGAGCAGGAAGCAAAATCAAGGAAGCCATCAGTTGAGCTTTGA
- the LOC115048571 gene encoding prostaglandin G/H synthase 1-like isoform X1, which produces MRELSVFFVGVYLNLLLLDRSSCATVSSAVNPCCYYPCQNSGVCVRFGTDNYKCDCTRTGFHGTNCTVPEFWTRVRLMLKPSPTLLHYILTHFHWFWHLVNNSFLQDTFMRLVLTVRSDLIPSPPTYNTKYGYLSWESYYNLSYYTRLLPPVPEDCPLPMGTKGKSTLPDPKLLAERFLKRTKFRPDPQGTNLMFAFMAQHFTHQFFKTDHEVQGGFTKALGHGVDASNIYGDNLTRQLQLRLREDGKLKYQLVNGEMYPPTVSEAPVHMVYPEGFPPQLRLVMGQEFFGILPGLTMYATIWLREHNRVCDILKAEHPSWDDEQLFQTARLIIIGEIINIIIEEYVQQLSGYQFKLKFDPSLLFNVRFQYSNRIALEFCQLYHWHPLMPDNFLIDGDEIPYSQFLHNTSLLMHYGVEKLVDAFSRQPAGQIGGGHNFHEVVLKVAEMVIKESRAARVQPFNEYRKKFNLKPYSSFYELTDDAEMARGLEELYGDIDALEFYLGLLLEKVRANNIFGESMVEMGAPFSLKGLLGNPICSPEYWKPSTFGGETGFNIIKKSTLKKLVCLNTKWCPYVDFRVPRNEQEAKSRKPSVEL; this is translated from the exons ATGAGGG agctTAGTGTCTTCTTCGTCGGGGTGTATCTAAACCTGTTGCTGCTGGATAGATCATCATGTGCTACTGTCTCAAGTGCTG TCAATCCCTGTTGTTACTACCCTTGTCAGAACTCAGGAGTGTGTGTAAGATTTGGCACAGACAACTACAAATGCGACTGCACTCGCACTGGCTTCCATGGAACAAACTGCACCGTTC CGGAGTTCTGGACCAGAGTTCGTCTCATGCTGAAGCCAAGTCCTACGCTGCTTCATTACATCCTCACCCACTTTCATTGGTTCTGGCACTTAGTCAACAACTCTTTCCTGCAAGATACCTTTATGAGATTAGTGCTGACAG TCAGAAGTGACCTTATTCCAAGCCCTCCAACCTACAATACCAAATATGGATACCTCAGCTGGGAGTCCTACTACAACCTGTCCTACTACACCCGGCTCCTCCCTCCTGTGCCTGAGGACTGCCCTCTACCCATGGGAACGAAAG GAAAATCTACTCTTCCTGATCCCAAACTGTTGGCCGAGCGTTTCCTTAAAAGAACCAAATTTAGGCCAGACCCCCAGGGGACCAATCTGATGTTTGCCTTCATGGCGCAGCACTTCACCCACCAGTTCTTCAAGACAGACCATGAAGTCCAAGGTGGCTTCACCAAGGCTTTAGGACATGGG GTAGATGCAAGTAATATTTACGGTGATAACCTCACGCGACAGCTTCAACTCCGGCTTCGTGAAGATGGAAAGCTGAAATATCAA TTAGTAAATGGTGAGATGTACCCCCCTACGGTATCTGAGGCCCCTGTGCATATGGTGTACCCTGAAGGTTTCCCTCCGCAGCTTCGTTTAGTGATGGGCCAGGAGTTTTTCGGCATCCTGCCGGGTCTCACCATGTACGCCACCATCTGGTTGAGGGAGCATAACAGAGTGTGTGACATCCTGAAGGCTGAACATCCCAGCTGGGACGATGAGCAGCTTTTCCAGACCGCCAGGCTCATCATCATTG GAGAAATCATCAACATTATAATCGAAGAGTATGTTCAGCAGCTGAGTGGTTACCAGTTCAAGCTGAAGTTTGATCCCTCCCTGCTCTTCAATGTGCGTTTCCAGTACAGCAATCGAATCGCTCTGGAGTTTTGCCAGCTCTACCACTGGCACCCCCTGATGCCTGACAACTTCCTCATCGACGGAGATGAAATCCCATACTCCCAGTTTTTACACAACACCTCACTCCTTATGCACTATGGGGTGGAGAAATTGGTGGATGCTTTCTCACGACAGCCTGCAGGACAG attGGTGGAGGTCACAACTTTCATGAAGTTGTCCTCAAAGTAGCAGAAATGGTCATCAAAGAGTCCAGAGCAGCACGTGTGCAGCCCTTCAATGAATACCGGAAGAAGTTTAACCTGAAGCCATACAGCTCTTTTTATGAGCTCACTG ATGACGCAGAAATGGCCAGAGGCTTGGAGGAGCTCTACGGGGACATTGATGCTCTTGAGTTTTACCTTGGACTCCTCCTGGAGAAGGTGCGCGCTAACAATATATTCGGTGAGAGCATGGTGGAGATGGGTGCTCCTTTCTCGCTGAAGGGTCTGCTAGGAAACCCCATCTGCTCCCCTGAGTACTGGAAGCCCAGCACCTTCGGGGGAGAAACAGGTTTCAACATCATCAAAAAATCTACTTTGAAGAAGCTGGTGTGCCTCAATACCAAGTGGTGTCCATACGTGGACTTCCGTGTCCCACGAAATGAGCAGGAAGCAAAATCAAGGAAGCCATCAGTTGAGCTTTGA